The genomic window CGGACAACTGCTCTTTAAAGAAGGCGCTGCCCGGTTGGATGTATCGCTTTCCGGGGCAGCCGGGGTCTTTCCATTGCTGTGGCGCATGTTTGCCGAACCTTTGATCTTCATCGGTCTGGTCTGCTATGGAGTCTCCACTGTCTTTTGGATATTAGTCTTGAAACAGAAGAACTTATCCATGGTTTATCCGTTGATCGCCAGCAGCTACATTTTGGTGGTATTCTTTTCGTGGCTGTTCCGGCATGAAACAGTCGCGCCGTCGCGTTGGGTGGGAGCGTTGATCATCACGGTCGGCGTCTGGCTGATCGCCCGGGGTTGACAGTCCTTTCGAAACATCATACCCTCATTTTGCGGACGGGGCGTCTCCGGAGCCGGTCGCCACAGTTGCTTCCATGAAGGATAATTCTATGGCGATGACCGCCATGGTTCATTCCGTAACAGAAGAGCCAATGGCGACGATCGCCGTCGTTCCTTTTGCGGTTCAGGTAACTATGGCGACGACTGCCGTTGTTCATTCGACGATTGAAGAGCCCACGGCAGTATTGCCGCCGTTCGTTTTGCGGTTCAGGTAACAATGGCGGCGACCGCCATTACTTATTCCGTAACACGGAATGGGATAGCGGCCGTCGCCACAGTTTTGTTTGAAGTTCGCGATCTTTCATTAATCCCTGTCATTCATCCTTGGCGGCGTCCCGCGGGATCTGGTTCCGGACAACAAAAAACACGATGACCTATCGTGCCTTCTGCACTCTTTGTAATGAAACATACCGGTTCAAAGGGTGTTCACGCGCTGCGGCCAAAATACGGCACACCAACCCCGCAGCCATCGAACCCTCGATAGCCGTTCCCGGTTTGGGCATCGCAAGGACGTCTCATGGACGAGTCGGGTCCTGGGACGCAAGCAGCGGTTTTAGCAAATCACTAATCTTAAAGATCAGTTCATCGACTGACAGGCCGTCACATGGCATGGTCAGATCGGCATTGGCCTCGTATAACGGAATCCGCTCGTGGTACAAATCCACCAGCTGCTGACCCTCGGCCAGCGCAATCCCCCGGCTGGCCATGTTTTGAATCCGTTGTTCGATCGCGGGATAGGACAGTTGCAAATAGACCAGAATGCTGTCCCGTCGCAGCTGTTCGATGGCGGGCGCGCTATAGATGACACTCCCGCCGGTGGCGATCACCGTATCCGCGACCCGGATCTGCTGGACTACGGCCGCCTCAATCTGAAGAAACTCGACCACGCCATCCTGATCGATGATGGATTGCAATAACCGGCCTTCCCGTTGCTGAATGATCAGATCGGTATCGAGAAAGGCCATCCCCAAATGTTTGGCCAGCAATACTCCTAACGTGCTCTTGCCGGAACCGGGCATGCCGATAAAGACGATGTTTTTTCCGTTCATATCTTCCCTCATTGATTTCAGAGAATTGCATCATGATTGGGCAAAAAAATTTATAAGAATAAGGCAATTCTCTCATTGTTCACGATGATCAATAATTGGCCGGCATTCGAAAATATCCTACAGATTTCGAGCGATGTTCGCTGAATTTAATCCATTCTTAACCTTTTGCCGAATATCACTTGACGGCGGGCCAAAGGAGTCCATCCCTACCAGGCAAAAATATAGCGCCGCAAGTGGTTCGCGGCGCCTTTTCTCGCTACGGATTGAACCGGGGCTGCAAGTGCTCAAGGACGACGCGCTGCTCCGGCCAAAAAGAATTTGAGGGAACGGGCGGTCGCTTCGCGGATCAACCGTTGGGAATCGGCCAGGGCTTCCTCCAAGGTCATCGGGCGGCTGATGATCGAAGTGACCGCGGTGATGCCACTTTGGTATACCTGTTCATAACCGGCGCCCAGCGAACCGGCGATGCCGATCACGGGAACCCCGGCCGCCCCGGCCAATTTTCCAACGCCGCTGATGGTCTTGCCGAAAGCGGACTGGAAATCGATCCGGCCCTCTCCGGTCAGCACCAGTTGCGCGTCTTGCAACTGCTTTTCAAATTGAGTGACTTCCATCACGAGTTCGATCCCCGACGTCAGCCGGGCATTCAGGAAAGCGACTAAGCCGCCCCCCAAGCCGCCGGCCGCGCCCGCTCCGGGCAGCCACTGAATATCCTGGCCCAACTCTTCCCGCACCCGCTCCGCCAACCGTTCCAAACCGGCATCCAACTGCGCCACCATCTCCGGAGTCGCTCCTTTTTGCGGTCCGTAAACGGCGGCTGCGCCTTCGGGACCGGTTAACGGATTGGTCACATCGCAAGCCACCAAAAATTCGGTCGATGCGATCCGCGGATCGAGCCCGCTGCGCTCGATCCGCGCCAGGCGGCCCAGATCCCCTCCGCCTTCCTTCAATTCCAGGCCGGCGGCGTCCAGAAAACGGACTCCCAATGCCTTCGCCATTCCGGTCCCGCCATCATTGGTGGCGCTGCCGCCAATCCCCAGAATAATCTTTTTGACGCCTAAGTCAAGCGCGGCGCGGATCAATTGCCCCGTTCCATAGGTGGAGGTGATCAAAGGGTTCTTTTCCGCCTCGCTCAAGAGTGGCAGGCCCGATGCCGCCGCCATCTCGATGATCGCCGCGCTCCGGTCGCCGGTCAAGCCAAAAAAGGAACGGATTTCCCGGCCCAACGGATCCCGGGCCGGGCACGGAATGATCTCCCCGGCGGTCGCCGTAACTACTGCTTCAACCGTTCCCTCGCCGCCGTCCGCCATGGGCATTTTGACAACGGCCGCATCGGGAATGAGCGCGGCGATGCCGTCGGCCATCGCCTTGCAGACTTGCGGCGCGGTTAAGCTGCCTTTAAAAGAATCCGGGGCCAGTATTATCTTCATCATCATCTTCCTTTGCTGAAAGCTGTTGTTTGGGCCAATCTTTCACATCGCCAAAACCTGTTTCCAGATGGCTTCATCCACGGGGATTCCCTGCTCCAGATTTTCGTTGCGGGTTTGCAGCGTTCGCTCGCCGGGATAATAAATCCGCTCCCCCTCCCGCAGCGGCTCGGACTGGTGAATATGATCGATCAATCGCATGATCGTCCCGCGCACCGCCTCCGGATCCGGCAGCACCGATAAGTCAAAGGCCAAAAAAACCTGGGACAAAGCGTATTCGCTCTCCAAGCGGCCGATCTCAGCCGTGGAATTGCCGCCGGAAAGAACTGTCGCCACCAAGTCCAGTAAGAAGGAGAGCCCGGAACCTTTCCAATACCCGATTGGCAATCCCAACAGAGTTTCACTGATTGCTTCCGGATCCCGGGTGATCTTTCCCTCTTTGTCAAAGCCGCCGTCGAACGGCAACATTTCATGGCGCCGTTGGTAAATTTCGACCTTTCCCATGGAAAACTGGGATAGGGCCATATCCAAAACAATATGTCCTGCCGCGCGCGGCACAGCCAATACCAAAGGATTATTCCCCAAACGGCGCTCCCGCCCTCCCCAGACGGGCATATTCGGCGTGGTATTGCTCCAGCAGATTCCGATGCATTCCGCTTCTGCCGCTTGCCATCCATAAGTACCGCCGCGCATCCAATGGTTCGTGTTTTTCAGTGCCACGCAGCCCATGCCATTCTCCCGGGCCTGCTGAATCGCACGATTCATGGCAAATTGAGCATTCAAGCTGCCCGGTCCCAAGTGCCCATCCCAGCGCTCCCAGGTTCCGAAACGTTGTACGAGTTCCGGTTGGGCATCCATGGCGATGTACCCTTTTTGGATGTATTCGATAAACCGCGGAAACCGGTTCAATCCGTGAGAGTACACCCCGTCACGGCTATTATCGGCGAAAATTTTGGCGCAGGCGCCCGCCCGCTCTATCTCAAACCCTTGTCTGCAAAGCACCCGGGTGAGCTGTTCGACCATCTCGGCGTAATTGACCCGTTTCATCGAAGCCTCCTTAAAAAAACTTTTCTGGTTTTAAATAGTATTTCCGCATAAAATACGAAAAACCAGAAGCTTCCCGCTACTGGTTATTACTGAAGATGGATTAAAACCCGCATCATTTTTTAAACAATCGATCCAATTTTTCGAGATTCGGCTGGCTCAAAGCAGCTAACTGATTTTCCTTCTGAATCTCCCGATAGACCTCTTCCCGGTGCACCGCAACTTCACGAGGAGCGGTAATCCCTAGCTTGACTTGGTCGCCTTTCACATCCACGATGGTAATCTTGACGTCATCGCCGACCATGATACTCTCATTCAACTTACGGGTTAATACCAACATCAGGGATCCTCCTTGACTTGTGGAGATTCATGTCTCAAATATATACCTTGATATTTTCTCCGAAAGTAAGAAAATCCCTTTTTTTTCTTTCAGCGGACCGCTGTTTTTTTGTGGATTGACGTATCGCTGGATGTGAACAGCGGATGCCTCAGCTGGTATGCTGGATGGTGAAGGATGATCTGCTTGCCCATCCGCGATGAGAGGCCAACGATAATGGGCGCCGCCAGATTCACTGTTGCCTGGCTGATATCGGCGGGAAGCACCACCACCGCGTACGTAACCGCCTCGGCGGGAGACGCGAGACCGATCTCCGCCGCATCCTCATCGGAGATTTCGAAGGAGAATCCCGGCGCAACCTGATTGAACTCAATGAGGATAAGAGCCAGTTCCGGCTGTTCTATGGATTGGAGAATGAAAAAAGGCGAATCTTCCTTATAATGCATGATGGTATACACGTGACGGCTTTCAAACCCCGGCAATCCATTTTTAAACGTAATGCAGTCGGCTTCCGAAATCTCTTGCGGTCCGAAAAATTTGGTTTCGATTTGCATCAGGCTCATCCTTCCTCTGACATCAATTCATTCATTTGAATATCCCACTCATGATCATCGGAAAATTCCAATAAACCTTTATATGAAAAATGACACAATTTCAAAAAAATGTAAAGGAATGTAAAATTATTTCAAATACAATAAAGAAGACGCCGTATGTCGTCTTCTTATGAATAAATTATAACATGATCGTCTCACATTATGGAATATATTTTAAAATAAATTTCCCAATTCAAAACGGCCGTTTCAAAAACATTAGTCCAAATAATCCAGCAACGTCTTGGGAATCAGCTGCCCGGAAATCTGCAACGCCGCGTCATAGGCTGCTTGCTGCGTCTTTAATTCCATGACAATCCGGGCGTATTCAGTATCATTGATAGTACTCATCATCGAGGTTAGATAATCCTCCACCCCCGACATTCGCGTGATTCCGCTCTCCAGCCGGTTAACCTTGGTTCCGATTTGGCTCTGCGCCACCAGCACTTTTTGTTGATCCTGTTTGAATAGGCGAATGTCTTCATCGCCCAATGCGTCCAAATCGCCGGTTCGCAAATCCTGACTGAATTTGCGGAGATTGGTAAAGATGGAATCGAATATATCAGCCCCTACCTGGTTGACACCCAAGCTAACGCCCACGTTAATCTCATAATTGAGGGAACCGTAATCCCCTTCATAATTGGGCCTTGCCTGATCGGAATGGTCGCCGCTGATAAAGCCCATCTTATCCAGGATATCCGCGCTGGAACCCGATTCCAGTTTGATCGGCAATGTTTTATTCGCGCCGCTCGGATCCTGATAAACCAGACTCAATTGATTGTCCGAATTCACGCTCACTTTGATGTTGGCATAATCGCCGCCGATATTCTGAATCTTCTTTTCCAATTGGGCTGCGAACTCCGTCAGAGAATAGGTTCCGCTATCCAAGCTGATCTCGTAGGAGGTCCCCTGGCCCAGGCTTATCTTGAAACGATTATCCTCATTGGCAAAATAGTTGGCGTTGATGGAATACTTGGAACTGGCATCCGGAAGCGTATTTAAGGGGCTGTCCAATTTGGCGTAATATTTGCCCGCCACCGAATCATATTCGACACTCTTGATAGTCCGGGTCTGGCCCTGACCGGCTCCGTCGGTAATGGTGATCGGCATTCCCATGTAAAAACTGGTCGTTATGGCATTGGAATCTAAGTAAATCTTATCCGAATCCGCGCTCGCCGCACTGACAGTCCCTTCCAACGGAGGGCTCAGGGAATACACCGAAGTGGCATCCGGCAAGGGTACTGACCAGGAACCACTCAAGGCAGCCTCTTTGGTCGTTCCGTCATAACCGGTAATGGTCTGCGTCTGGCCTGCCCCCGGACCGCTGACAATCGTGATGGTCCAGTTTTTATAAAAATCAGCCGTAGCCGTCGCATCGGAAGTCAATGTAACGGAGCTCCCGGTAGCCGAGGCAACCTGTCCGGTCAAGGGATATTTGCCCAATACCGTAACCGGGGAACTAATGCTCGTTCCGACCAATTGACGGGTCGTGGCCTGATCGGCGAAGCCCAGCTGTCCGAGGGTACTGTCAACAACGTCATAGGTGGAAGTGGCGCTTACAGCCGTATTGCAAGCTTCATCCAACGTCGCGGTTCGGGTCGCTCCGTCATAGGAGACGATCTTACGGGTTTCAAGCGTTCCATCGCTGTTTTTGAAAGTAACGGTGTTGCCGGTATAAAAATCATCCGTAGCATCCGCGGAAGAATCCAATACAATCGTCGGGGGAGTCCCCGCCGGAGCGCTGGCCGCTTGCACATTCCCGCTTGCAGTCACGGCGTTCCGGAGCACCACCGTATGGGTTTTTCCATCCGGCGGAGTCGTTCCGGCATAAAAAGTTATCTTGTTATCAGGCGTCATTTTAACGGAAACCGGTACCGCAAAACCAGCGACATCGAGTTGTTTTTGAATCGCTTTCGTCAAGTCGTTCAGCGTTTTACCGGAAGTTCCGTCATAGACGCCGTAAGATTCAACCGGCAAAACGATGGTTTTCACGGTGCCGTCATCCAATTGCAGTTGAAATCGGTTATTGGAGGCATCGATGACAATCGGTTGATCGTGAAGATCGAGGGGATTTCCCGAAACGCTAACCCGCAGATTGTAAGGAATGCTTGTAACATCGGTGCCGGCAAAGATATATCGATTATCGATATTGGTATTGGCGACTTCCATAATCCCGGAACAAATTTGATCGATTTCTTCGGCAATGGCAATTCGTTGTTCATCGGAGAGCGTGCTGTTGGCGCCTCTCTCTAATAACTCGTAGGCACGCTGTAAATACTCATCTACGCTTTGAAGCGCCTTGTCCGCCGAATTAAGCCAGGTCCTGGCCTCTTGCGAGTTATTCGTATACTGTTTAATCTGGTAAATGCTGCTGTTCATCAACATGGTACGCGCTGTGCCGATGGGATCATCCGACGGTCGCTGGATCACGACTCCGCTGGCATACTGGGAGCTTTTTTTCTGGATTTCCGCTTCCCGGCTCATGATATCCGACAAAAAGCTTAAAGAGTTCATTCGGCTGGTAACACGCATGTCAGATCGCCCCTTTTCAGACTTTCAGCCGGTTAATAATGACGTCCAATAATTCATCCATCGTGGTGATCACTTTGGATGCAGCATCAAAGGCATGGTTGAAGATTAGCGAATTAGCAGTCTCTTCATTCATTGAAACACCCGAAACGGACTCCCGTTTTTGATTCAAGCTCGTCACCAAGAGATTTTGATTCTTCACCCGGCTCTGGGCACTTGCGGAATCGACCCCCAGCTTCGCTACAACTCCCGCAAAAAACTCACCGATTGTCGCGGTTTTACCGTTAAACAATTTTTGCTGGAAGATTCCGGCCATTTTGTCCGAATTGCCGGAATCACCGGAGGCTCCGGTGGCGGAAGCCGCAATTTTGCTGGAATTAAGTTGAATATCGGCGGAAACGCCAATGTCGGCCGCTCCGGTACCCGTAAAAAACATTCCTCCGGGCTTTCCTTCCAGATCAAAACCCTGTTGGTGCTGTTTATTCATCTCCGTAATCAACGTACTGGTTAATGTGTCCAAATCCGCCATCATATTCGGCAGGGCCGTATCCCGAATATCCAGCAATCCCTTGAGCATACCGTTGGAAACGGAGATTTTACTGGAAGCCGGGTCGGCGACTCCTTTCCAGGTAATATCGGAGATGGTCGGATCGGCCGGGTTCGGCGTCGTGGTCAGCTGATTATACTCAACCCCGCTGACTAATGTTCCTCCGCCCAATGTCACCGTGGCGCGGTTTTGCTGATCGAAGGAAACCCGGATATTTACCAGTTCCGAAAGCTTTTCCAACACAATATCCCGCTGATCCAAGAGGTCGTTGGGTTGATCGCCTTGGATGGTGACTTTACCGATTTGATCATTGAGATCAGCCAATTGCGTAGCATAGTTATTGATGGTTTTCACCGTGTCTTGAACCTGCTTGTCCACCGTGGAACGGAGATTTTTCAAGTCGTTATACGTTTGCTTGATATAATCGGTTAACGTTACGGCGGTTGAAGCCACGATATCGCGAGTAGAGGGATCTGCGGCCTTGCTGCCCTGTAAATCTTGTAACGATTTCCAAAAAGCATCCAGAGTCGACTGGATACCGGTTTTCGAGGGTTCGTTCATGATTCGCTCGATTTGATCGAGCAAATCGTTTTGCGAATTCCAATAGTTGAGCGTAGACGTTTCCTTCCGGATCTGTTCGTCGAGCAGTAGATCGCGAATCCGGTTGATCGAAGCAACGTCCACCCCGGTCCCGAGTTGCCCGGCAGATATCTCGGCGTTAGCGGAAGGATATGAGAAAGGATCGGTTGCGACAATATTCGCCACTTGTCTCGTATAACCAGGCGTTCCGGCATTCACCATATTATGACTGATTACATCCAATGCCTTTTGCGCCGCCATCAAACCCCGCTTGCCAATTTCCACTCCAAAAAAAGTCGAAGACATCCTTGTCACCCCTTGAAATCAAGAATATTCACTTTATTCTGGCCCGTCATCAACTTTCCCGTCGGATTATAAGTTCCCGTATCATCATCCATGGAAGTCCAGGCATTAATGGTAAACCGGACTAAACTCAAAAAATCCTGCAGGATAATTTGGTTGAATTCATTCTCTTCCTTAATCTCCAAGACCAGCTTTTTCATCTGGGCAATATACGATGCAACGGGTTCCGGAATTGCGGAGCCGTTTTTCGCACTGGAAATAAAAATCTGTGTCTGCTCCGAGCAGACACTTTGAATTTCTTTTAACTTTTTTGCAGCGGCCTCTTCGCGGAGAACGATATCATTCAATTGTGACAGATTATCATTCAGTAATGCGGCTTTTTTGGCTAAAGCGAGACCTTTCAATTCTTGCAACAGTTCAATTTCTTGGCCCAAAAGCAATTCAAATTCTTGGGCATCAGACATCTACGCTTACCTCCCGGCAAGTTCATCCACGAGGCTCCGGTTGATCATTTTCTGGGCGATTTCGTCCCCCGTCACATGATATCGGCCGTCCTGGATGAGTTCTTTTAATTCACTTACTTTATCGGCACGAATATCCGGAGACTTTAGTACCTGTTCTTTGATGAGGTTTAACTCCTGCACTTTATTGGAGAGCAACAGCACATCGGCGCGGGGCATGGATGAATTGTCAGCGAAAGCGATCCGCCTCGAATAATGGTAACAACTGTTGAGTTGCAGCACCGTTTGGACTTGTTTATTTGAAATAATCATCCTAACCACCCCGTTATAAAAGCATTATAATATATTATCGTCAACTCCGAGGAAAACTTTAGAACCTTTCTGCCCGAAAATACATTTTTTGCAAAGTCTCTCCTTCATTCCAAACGAAATATTAGAGATTGGGTTTCTTAAAAGTTGTTTCCAATCGTCCCTCACGCAAGAATCTTGAAATCACCCGGACATCCACTCCAGTCGCTTTACTTACTTCCGGAACCGTGGTGTTTGGGTGCCCGTAAATAAACTCGCGCACTTTTTCAAACTCCGTTTGCTCCTGAAGGAAACAATTATTGCAAATTTCAACTCCGACAAAATTGAAAATTTTGCCGCAGCGCTTGCAATTCCTTATTTCCATAAATTAACCCCCTGCTTTGGAACCAAACCACTGGGAGTCGATGACCCCGGCTGCCAGGGTCAGGACTTTAACGTCTCGCGCACCGCCTCGTAATAAAACCCGGGCTGCTTCGGAAGCGGTGGCTCCGGTTGTCAAAATATCGTCGATCAGCAAAACTCTGGCGCCCGTCAACCCACTGTGGTCAACCACCCGGAAAGCTCCGCTGATATTCGCAAACCGTTCTTCTTTGTCTAAGGCGTTCTGTGATTCGGTTAGTTTTTCTCTCATCATTATACTGTATGTTGAACGAATTCCCAAATAGTTTCGGAGCGGATTAGCCAGTAATTCGGCCTGATTATAGCCGCGAAGCATCATTTTTTGGCTGTGAATCGGAATTGAAACAATCCGGTCGATTTTTCGTACAAACTCCGAATGAAGTTTCGCCCATTCCACCAGCAGCTCTCCCAGAGCCGGACCCAAATCCGGCCGGTAGCGATATTTCAGCTCCGCCAAATACTCGCGGAGCGCCCCTTCATAAAGCGCTACGGAACGGGCTTGCGAAAAATAATATTGATTCCGTTCACATTGGGAACACTGCCGAGCATGAGCGACCGCTAATCGTAACGGCCGTCCGCAACGTTCGCAGATCGGCGGAACGATTAACGCTATCCGCTGGAGGCAGCGTCTTCCCAGCCCCCGCTGGATGCTCTCTTCCTGATGACAGACGGGGCAAAGTTGCCGCGGTGGAAAGATCAGCTCCGCAATTCCGGAGCCGAGCGATTGATACCATTTTTTTGCTTCTTTTTTTATCATCGACCGCCCCTCTTGAAAAATTTATGAGACCTTAGACCCAATTTTTTAATGAATATCCAAGAAACCCTTAATGAATCGACCATAAAACCATAAGCTGGCGAATATTGGATGAGATCTCCAGCCTTCACGAAGCAACGGGGTGAATAGTTTTTACTCCTGATATCAACGCCCCCAGGCCTCGATGTTTTTAAGAAGATTCATCCAAGAACCCCAATTGATATCCCGCCTCATTCATCCGCGATATCCAGGTGACCGCCTCATGCATCGCCCGGCTTTGCCGTTTGCCGGCGAAGCAGACTTGAGCGGCTTCGCCCATTCTCCCGACCCGTCCCGCGATCTGAACCAGGGTCCGGCAATCGAAGATTGCTTCATCATCAGCGTTTAAAACCACTACATCCAAGTTTGGAATCGTAATTCCCCGCTCAAAGACCGTGGAAACGACCAGAAAATCATGAGCGCCATCCAACAAGGCTGCTTTGGCCTCCAGCCGGCCGGGCGTCCGCGCATGAACATATTTTCCCTTCAATGTCCGGCTTTGTGCCCAATCACAAAGCGCCCGGCCGAATTGTTCCACCTCGCGGACGGTGGGGAGAAATACTAACAGCTTGCGGCCGTTTGAATGGAGGGCCTCCAGCTTTTCCCGGAGAAAGGGCGGCGGTTGCCAATCTTTCCGTCCGACCGGATTCAGGGCAGTCCGCAAGATCTGCGGGACAATCAAGGGCCGGCGGTGCGGCCGCGCCGGGATCTCCACCACCGGGATCTCTCCTCTCGCGGCCCGCGCCCGCAATTCCCGATCCGGAGTAGCGGTCATCATCACCAGCTTGCCTTGGGGTTTCAAGGCCCGGCGCACCGCAAAATGCAACATTTCACTTCCGAAATACGGAAATGCATCCTCTTCATCGAGAATAATCAAGTCGAAGGCTTGATAGAACCGCAAACACTGATGAGTGGTGGCGAGGACCAGGGACGACTCCTCGTAACGCCCGCCGCTGCCGCCATACAGCGCCACCAATGTCTGTGCGGGGAAAGCCTTTTGAAAACGCGGCTCGAGCTCTTGAACAACATCCTTGCGGGGCACCGCGAAAAGAACCCGGCCTCCCGCGCTCAACACTTTGGCAACTGCTCCGAAGCTGACCTCCGTCTTGCCGCCGCCGCACACCGCCCAAACCAGAAACTGCCGCTCCCCGCCATCCAAAAACTGTTCCAATGCGGACGAAGCCCTTTTTTGCGGCGGAGTCAGCTCAAAATCGAAATGAGGAAGAATCGCCTCTTCCGCCACGGGCTCCTCGGAACGCGGCTGGGAATACAGTGGCAAGCAACTCTTGGCAACTCCCATGCTCCGGCAATGAGGACAGGTATAACACCGGGAATTGCCGCAAAAATAACAATCATCCTCCAGGATACCTGTCGTTGCGCCACAACGCCGGCAGAAAGGGAGGCCCAGCCGGTCCACGCTGACTGCCGCCTCGCGGCGGACCCGGGAATGAAAATACAAATATTGCATCCAATCTTCGGGATTCCAAGGAACTTCCAGTCCCTTGGCGGCGATCAACTCCGGCAGTTCGGTACCGAGCAGGATCCTTCCCTGAAGGAGCCCGGTCAAATCCGGAAAATCCAAACTCTCAGGGCGAAGTTCCGCCAGGGATAGCTTTACCGGAGGCAATATCCTATGCGGCTGAATGGTTTGAACGGCGCGCTTCACCATCCGGAAAAACAGGCCGGATTTCAGTTTCAAGCCGGGGGTCGACAGCTGCTCCAGGACCCATTCCGCCAGATATAACGGGAGGGGCGGCTTGATAATCTGTAGCGCAGTGAACCCCTCCTCCGCCAAAAAATAAGCGTCGATCCGGGGATTGCTGCTCAACGATACTCGAAAACGGCCTTCGTCGCTTTCGGCCAAATACAGGAAATATTTCGGCGCGAGCAACTCCTCACCTCATCCGTTCCCACGGCGCGCCGCCAGTCGTTTATAAAAACGCCATCCGCAGCCTCTCCTGCAACAGCGAAAGACGCTCCTCGATCCGGTTGTTCTTTATGGCGATGGCCAGGGCTTTTTTGGTTCCGATCAGCACCACCATTTTTTTGGCGCGGGTAACCGCCGTATATAACAGATTCCGCTGCAGCATCAGAAAATGCTGGGTGGTCACAGGCATCACAATCACCGGATACTCGTTGCCCTGGCTCTTATGGACCGACATCGCATAGGCCAGGACCAACTGGTCAAGCTCCTCCGCTTCATAGAGGACGGTCCGCTCTCCTTCAACCTCGGGAAAAACTACTGTCATGCTGCGCTCTTCAGCGTCAATCCGCCGGATTCGCCCGATATCCCCGTTATAAACCTGCTTTTGGTAGTCATTCTTGAGTTGCATCACCTTGTCGCCGATCCGGAATGAGACAGCGCCGTTTTTGAGCTCGGGTTTATCGGCGGCGGCCGGGTTCAAGGCCGCCTGCAGCACCTGATTGAGATTCTCGACGCCGGTGATGGTCCGGCGCATCGGAGTCAGAACTTGAATATCCTCGATCGGGTCGCAGTGCAGATACTCGGGCAGCCGGGTCTTGACCAACCCCGGCAGAACCGTGGTGATATGCTCGGGATTGTCATCC from Hydrogenispora ethanolica includes these protein-coding regions:
- the flgM gene encoding flagellar biosynthesis anti-sigma factor FlgM yields the protein MIISNKQVQTVLQLNSCYHYSRRIAFADNSSMPRADVLLLSNKVQELNLIKEQVLKSPDIRADKVSELKELIQDGRYHVTGDEIAQKMINRSLVDELAGR
- a CDS encoding DEAD/DEAH box helicase family protein gives rise to the protein MLAPKYFLYLAESDEGRFRVSLSSNPRIDAYFLAEEGFTALQIIKPPLPLYLAEWVLEQLSTPGLKLKSGLFFRMVKRAVQTIQPHRILPPVKLSLAELRPESLDFPDLTGLLQGRILLGTELPELIAAKGLEVPWNPEDWMQYLYFHSRVRREAAVSVDRLGLPFCRRCGATTGILEDDCYFCGNSRCYTCPHCRSMGVAKSCLPLYSQPRSEEPVAEEAILPHFDFELTPPQKRASSALEQFLDGGERQFLVWAVCGGGKTEVSFGAVAKVLSAGGRVLFAVPRKDVVQELEPRFQKAFPAQTLVALYGGSGGRYEESSLVLATTHQCLRFYQAFDLIILDEEDAFPYFGSEMLHFAVRRALKPQGKLVMMTATPDRELRARAARGEIPVVEIPARPHRRPLIVPQILRTALNPVGRKDWQPPPFLREKLEALHSNGRKLLVFLPTVREVEQFGRALCDWAQSRTLKGKYVHARTPGRLEAKAALLDGAHDFLVVSTVFERGITIPNLDVVVLNADDEAIFDCRTLVQIAGRVGRMGEAAQVCFAGKRQSRAMHEAVTWISRMNEAGYQLGFLDESS
- a CDS encoding ComF family protein — encoded protein: MIKKEAKKWYQSLGSGIAELIFPPRQLCPVCHQEESIQRGLGRRCLQRIALIVPPICERCGRPLRLAVAHARQCSQCERNQYYFSQARSVALYEGALREYLAELKYRYRPDLGPALGELLVEWAKLHSEFVRKIDRIVSIPIHSQKMMLRGYNQAELLANPLRNYLGIRSTYSIMMREKLTESQNALDKEERFANISGAFRVVDHSGLTGARVLLIDDILTTGATASEAARVLLRGGARDVKVLTLAAGVIDSQWFGSKAGG
- the flgK gene encoding flagellar hook-associated protein FlgK, producing MSSTFFGVEIGKRGLMAAQKALDVISHNMVNAGTPGYTRQVANIVATDPFSYPSANAEISAGQLGTGVDVASINRIRDLLLDEQIRKETSTLNYWNSQNDLLDQIERIMNEPSKTGIQSTLDAFWKSLQDLQGSKAADPSTRDIVASTAVTLTDYIKQTYNDLKNLRSTVDKQVQDTVKTINNYATQLADLNDQIGKVTIQGDQPNDLLDQRDIVLEKLSELVNIRVSFDQQNRATVTLGGGTLVSGVEYNQLTTTPNPADPTISDITWKGVADPASSKISVSNGMLKGLLDIRDTALPNMMADLDTLTSTLITEMNKQHQQGFDLEGKPGGMFFTGTGAADIGVSADIQLNSSKIAASATGASGDSGNSDKMAGIFQQKLFNGKTATIGEFFAGVVAKLGVDSASAQSRVKNQNLLVTSLNQKRESVSGVSMNEETANSLIFNHAFDAASKVITTMDELLDVIINRLKV
- the flgN gene encoding flagellar export chaperone FlgN; this encodes MSDAQEFELLLGQEIELLQELKGLALAKKAALLNDNLSQLNDIVLREEAAAKKLKEIQSVCSEQTQIFISSAKNGSAIPEPVASYIAQMKKLVLEIKEENEFNQIILQDFLSLVRFTINAWTSMDDDTGTYNPTGKLMTGQNKVNILDFKG